Proteins co-encoded in one Bemisia tabaci chromosome 9, PGI_BMITA_v3 genomic window:
- the Pdhb gene encoding pyruvate dehydrogenase E1 component subunit beta, mitochondrial: MILPKSLLLVGRRSFSTSRTAPAQLMTVRDALNSALDEEMERDERVFLLGEEVAQYDGAYKVSRGLWKKYGDKRVIDTPITEIGFAGIAVGAAMAGLRPICEFMTFNFSMQAIDHVINSAAKTFYMSAGLINVPIVFRGPNGAAAGVAAQHSQCFGAWYSHCPGLKVISPYNSEDCKGLLKAAIRDPDPVVFLENELLYGSQYPISDEALSKDFVLPIGKAKIERPGQHITIVAHSKAVETSLEAAQTLAGKGIEAEVINLRSLRPLDEETILKSVVKTNHIISVEQGWPQCGIGAEISARIMESEAFYHLDSPLIRVTGADIPMPYTKSLEIAALPQADDVVTVVQKVLSVK, encoded by the exons ATGATTCTTCCT aaGTCTTTATTGCTCGTGGGAAGGAGGTCTTTCAGCACCTCTCGGACAGCCCCTGCACAGTTG ATGACTGTTCGAGACGCCCTGAACTCAGCTTTAGATGAGGAAATGGAGCGTGATGAGAGAGTTTTCTTACTCGGAGAAGAAGTCGCCCAGTATGATGGAGCATACAAAGTATCCCGAGGCTTGTGGAAGAAGTACGGAGACAAGCGTGTCATTGACACCCCTATCACAGAAATTGGTTTCGCTGGTATCGCAGTTGGTGCTGCCATG GCTGGACTAAGACCCATTTGCGAGTTCATGACCTTCAATTTCTCGATGCAAGCTATCGACCATGTCATCAATTCTGCAGCCAAAACTTTTTACATGTCCGCAGGATTG ATTAATGTACCAATTGTGTTCCGTGGTCCAAATGGTGCAGCAGCTGGTGTAGCAGCACAACATTCCCAGTGTTTTGGTGCATGGTACAGCCATTGTCCAGGACTCAAG GTCATCTCTCCTTACAACTCTGAAGATTGTAAAGGCCTATTGAAAGCTGCCATCAGGGACCCTGATCCTGTTGTGTTCCTAGAAAATGAACTTTTGTACGGTTCACAATATCCTATTTCTGACGAAGCTCTATCGAAAGACTTCGTTCTACCCATCGGCAAAGCTAAAATTGAGAGACCAG GTCAACATATCACAATTGTTGCTCACTCAAAGGCTGTCGAAACTTCTCTTGAAGCTGCTCAGACACTAGCAGGAAAAGGAATTGAAGCTGAAGTCATAAATCTACGATCTCTGCGACCCCTAGATGAAGAGACCATTTTGAAATCTGTGGTGAAAACGAATCACATCATTAGCGTTGAACAAGGGTGGCCTCAGTGTGGTATCGGAGCAGAAATTTCAGCTAGGATAATGGAAA GTGAGGCTTTCTATCATTTAGATTCACCGTTAATCCGAGTCACCGGTGCCGATATTCCTATGCCCTACACAAAGAGCCTAGAAATTGCTGCCCTTCCGCAAGCAGATGATGTTGTAACTGTTGTCCAAAAGGTCTTGAGTGTGAAATGA
- the wfs1 gene encoding wolframin, whose translation MAGFVPLPVKTSARKQWTLHDNRPGGRFKRLGSYLSENGCPDSQVDLGKQLLKENGDTDGDPDEKARLGVYWLIKASEQGHVEATELLKQCLQTGKGITEQNYLDVKACLEMTTEEKVARTAARTMFACLSAGKDFITSEQLSQQMGRLELPSTSASNGGPVPNEDSEEPAPDWRSRLVSGGEKLSEDMLVLAASHYAQGELPIVQRVLTLKQSQEESHRRWNVRYLKHSLTHPLEALESACFSFIEYFGRYQFFRKLLNFSLLHVQIVAILALYSIIGYDDVVAKLPLTLYAVSFAILIVSTCKILFSKRDFHQFRRWSNLFIAYSNENLSPQEAELLYLKNNLRPYIIFFLVLLVNLSLYPFVADELKFYSELTVISFCATFFSLQSFSFRSQSISSPKSFDWLALFSFGVHVLAKYPYETDTVVSQGWRYLDVQVPTFASYVVGNGIEFCLNFRALFYLLIPAVFVRMASRDKWRGIYKSFIPHCVSLAWWQLTLILAQGATWYGLLRCTLALVGFVLFLPLATFASILLPVVAAGKLLADYDTFIRVITTIIVASSPIILSIIFSRWNAARYFVWIQFIMSLMAAMILFATWDQPPATSVSAKLTTKQSLSLAEFQDYCQQDGSSIDAKAKCLQLIGQSVTWDGTVQSVRITNVDNPALSIINKLPFRLRSSAACLFGEKFPMDALKNNELEEKLSNECHVSNWNRYTLNISAQISMNAWQPPTRVSLLAGNAFYNFTRLLKEGDTILFTGILTPEESGLLSPSEPSLLLQAIGCITCHDTSLDNQTIVSSTSVINLSSLYMCLKFILNFVFNPIVIFR comes from the exons ATGGCCGGTTTTGTTCCCTTGCCCGTCAAAACATCTGCACGAAAGCAATGGACCCTGCATG ATAACCGTCCCGGTGGGAGATTCAAACGTCTTGGAAGTTATTTATCTGAGAATGGATGTCCAGACTCGCAAGTGGACCTCGGGAAACaacttttgaaggaaaatgGTG ATACAGACGGAGATCCTGATGAGAAAGCTCGACTTGGAGTGTACTGGTTGATCAAAGCATCTGAGCAAGGGCATGTTGAAGCCACCGAGCTATTGAAACAATGTTTACAGACAGGAAAAG gaATTACGGAACAGAATTATTTAGATGTCAAAGCTTGTCTTGAAATGACCACAGAAGAAAAGGTTGCTCGCACAGCAGCGCGAACCATGTTTGCCTG TCTGTCTGCTGGCAAGGATTTTATTACCTCAGAACAACTATCTCAACAAATGGGAAGGCTTGAACTGCCTTCTACCTCCGCATCAAATGGTGGACCAGTTCCCAATGAAGATTCAGAAGAACCTGCACCAG actGGCGGTCACGTCTCGTGAGTGGAGGCGAAAAACTATCTGAAGACATGCTCGTTCTAGCTGCTAGTCACTACGCCCAAGGCGAACTACCTATTGTCCAGCGAGTCCTAACTCTGAAACAGAGTCAAGAAGAAAGTCATCGGCGATGGAATGTTCGTTATCTCAAGCACAGTCTGACGCACCCTCTAGAAGCCCTCGAATCAGCATGTTTCTCGTTCATAGAATACTTCGGCAGATaccaatttttccgaaaacttttaaACTTCTCTCTTCTACACGTACAAATCGTCGCAATCCTAGCACTCTACTCCATCATCGGCTACGATGATGTCGTTGCAAAGTTACCGTTAACTCTTTATGCAGTGTCATTTGCTATTTTGATTGTTTCTACCTGTAAAATATTGTTCAGCAAAAGAGACTTCCACCAGTTTCGGCGGTGGTCAAACTTGTTTATTGCGTATTCAAACGAAAACTTATCGCCTCAAGAGGCTGAGTTATTGTACTTAAAGAACAATCTTCGGCCATATATTATATTTTTCCTAGTGTTACTCGTGAATCTAAGCTTATACCCGTTTGTGGCAGatgaactaaaattttactCGGAACTAACTGTGATATCTTTttgtgctacttttttttcccttcaatcaTTTTCG TTTCGGTCTCAAAGCATCAGCAGTCCAAAATCATTTGACTGGCTAGCTTTGTTCTCGTTTGGTGTGCATGTCTTGGCAAAATACCCGTATGAAACGGACACGGTGGTGAGTCAAGGATGGCGTTATCTGGATGTTCAAGTCCCCACTTTTGCTTCCTATGTTGTCG GTAATGGTATAGAATTCTGTCTCAATTTCCGTGCCCTTTTTTACTTGCTGATTCCGGCTGTTTTTGTGAGAATGGCTTCCCGTGACAAGTGGAGGGGGATCTATAAATCTTTTATCCCACATTGCGTATCTCTTGCCTGGTGGCAGTTAACCCTTATCCTAGCACAAG gaGCTACATGGTATGGACTTCTACGATGTACCCTAGCACTGGTTGGTTTCGTTCTCTTCTTGCCATTGGCAACATTTGCCTCAATTCTGCTACCTGTTGTTGCAGCTGGTAAACTTCTGGCAGATTACGATACCTTCATAAGAGTAATCACCACTATAATCGTTGCGTCATCTCCGATCATCctttccattattttctccagGTGGAATGCTGCGCGGTATTTTGTATGGATTCAG TTCATAATGTCCTTGATGGCTGCAATGATCCTCTTTGCAACCTGGGACCAACCACCTGCTACGTCTGTTTCTGCTAAATTGACCACAAAACAGTCACTGTCCTTGGCCGAGTTTCAAGACTACTGCCAACAGGATGGGTCAAGTATTGATGCTAAAGCAAAGTGCTTACAGCTCATCGGCCAATCTGTCACTTGGGACGGGACTGTGCAGTCCGTCAGAATCACTAATGTTGATAATCCTGCATTAAGCATCATCAATAAGTTAcctttt aGGTTGAGATCATCTGCTGCGTGTCTGTTTGGTGAGAAATTTCCTATGGATGCTTTGAAAAACAATGAACTCGAGGAGAAACTTTCTAATGAATGCCATGTTTCAAACTGGAATAG GTACACTCTAAATATCAGCGCTCAAATTTCGATGAACGCTTGGCAACCTCCCACACGCGTGTCTCTCCTCGCCGGCAACGCTTTCTACAACTTCACACGCCTGCTGAAAGAGGGTGATACGATATTGTTCACTGGCATCCTTACTCCGGAGGAGTCCGGTCTCCTGTCGCCAAGTGAACCCAGTCTCCTTCTCCAGGCAATTGGATGCATAACGTGCCATGACACTTCCCTCGATAACCAAACAATTGTCTCGTCAACATCAGTGATCAACTTGAGTAGCCTCTACATGTGCTTGAagttcattttgaactttgtttTCAATCCGATCGTGATTTTTCGGTAG